In Vitis vinifera cultivar Pinot Noir 40024 chromosome 17, ASM3070453v1, one genomic interval encodes:
- the LOC100265524 gene encoding protein SPIRAL1-like 1 isoform X1, whose protein sequence is MTGSWFLVKERFKLEIMGRGVSSGGGQSSLGYLFGSGEAPKPATNNAEAPQNQGQVGSSGPSQMSTAVAPPAVAPPAVAPPAGAPPAVINKQIPAGVQGNTTNNYFRADGQNTGNFITDRPSTKVHAAPGGGSSLGYLFGDGSN, encoded by the exons ATGACAGGTTCAT GGTTTCTTGTAAAAGAAAGGTTCAAATTAGAAATCATGGGTCGTGGAGTCAGCAGTGGTGGGGGACAAAGTTCTCTGGGCTACCTTTTTGGAAGTGGAGAGGCTCCAAAACCTGCCACAAATAATGCTGAAGCTCCTCAAAATCAGGGACAGGTTGGAAGTAGTGGACCTTCTCAGATGTCTACTGCAGTTGCACCACCAGCGGTTGCACCACCAGCAGTTGCACCACCAGCGGGTGCACCACCAGCGGTTATTAATAAGCAGATTCCAGCGGGCGTCCAGGGTAACACTACAAACAACTATTTTCGAGCTGATGGCCAGAACACCGGCAACTTTATTACG GATCGGCCTTCAACAAAGGTCCATGCGGCGCCTGGCGGTGGGTCTTCCCTAGGTTACCTGTTTGGGGATGGCAGCAACTGA
- the LOC100265524 gene encoding protein SPIRAL1-like 1 isoform X2, whose amino-acid sequence MTGFLVKERFKLEIMGRGVSSGGGQSSLGYLFGSGEAPKPATNNAEAPQNQGQVGSSGPSQMSTAVAPPAVAPPAVAPPAGAPPAVINKQIPAGVQGNTTNNYFRADGQNTGNFITDRPSTKVHAAPGGGSSLGYLFGDGSN is encoded by the exons ATGACAG GGTTTCTTGTAAAAGAAAGGTTCAAATTAGAAATCATGGGTCGTGGAGTCAGCAGTGGTGGGGGACAAAGTTCTCTGGGCTACCTTTTTGGAAGTGGAGAGGCTCCAAAACCTGCCACAAATAATGCTGAAGCTCCTCAAAATCAGGGACAGGTTGGAAGTAGTGGACCTTCTCAGATGTCTACTGCAGTTGCACCACCAGCGGTTGCACCACCAGCAGTTGCACCACCAGCGGGTGCACCACCAGCGGTTATTAATAAGCAGATTCCAGCGGGCGTCCAGGGTAACACTACAAACAACTATTTTCGAGCTGATGGCCAGAACACCGGCAACTTTATTACG GATCGGCCTTCAACAAAGGTCCATGCGGCGCCTGGCGGTGGGTCTTCCCTAGGTTACCTGTTTGGGGATGGCAGCAACTGA
- the LOC100265524 gene encoding protein SPIRAL1-like 1 isoform X3, with amino-acid sequence MGRGVSSGGGQSSLGYLFGSGEAPKPATNNAEAPQNQGQVGSSGPSQMSTAVAPPAVAPPAVAPPAGAPPAVINKQIPAGVQGNTTNNYFRADGQNTGNFITDRPSTKVHAAPGGGSSLGYLFGDGSN; translated from the exons ATGGGTCGTGGAGTCAGCAGTGGTGGGGGACAAAGTTCTCTGGGCTACCTTTTTGGAAGTGGAGAGGCTCCAAAACCTGCCACAAATAATGCTGAAGCTCCTCAAAATCAGGGACAGGTTGGAAGTAGTGGACCTTCTCAGATGTCTACTGCAGTTGCACCACCAGCGGTTGCACCACCAGCAGTTGCACCACCAGCGGGTGCACCACCAGCGGTTATTAATAAGCAGATTCCAGCGGGCGTCCAGGGTAACACTACAAACAACTATTTTCGAGCTGATGGCCAGAACACCGGCAACTTTATTACG GATCGGCCTTCAACAAAGGTCCATGCGGCGCCTGGCGGTGGGTCTTCCCTAGGTTACCTGTTTGGGGATGGCAGCAACTGA